Sequence from the Myxocyprinus asiaticus isolate MX2 ecotype Aquarium Trade chromosome 44, UBuf_Myxa_2, whole genome shotgun sequence genome:
GCCATCAGTGAGGTTTTAAATTATCTATATTCCCATGCAGCAATCTGGGTTACATATGGAACCAGGGTCACAATTACTGTTTGTGTCTAAGAAATATGTAGTAGCAGGTGTATGGAAAAAacatgtatatacactgatcagcctcaacattaaaaccacctgcctaatattgtgtaggtccccctcgtgccaccaaaaacagcaccaacctgcatcttgaatagcattctgagatgatattcttctcatgacaattgtacagaatggttatctgagttaccatagactttgtcagttcgaaccagtctggcatttctcctttgacctctctcatcaacaaggcgtttccatctgcagaactgcctctcactggatgtttttttgtttttggcaccattctgagtaaattctagagattgttgtgtgaaaatcccaggagatcagcagttacagaaatactcaaaccagcccatctggcaccaacaatcatccacgtgattatctaatcaaccaatcatgtagcagcagtgcagtgcataaaatcatgcagataggggtctggagcttcagttaatgtttacatcaaccatcagaatggggaaaaaacattctgatctcagtgatttggagcgtggcatgattgttggttccagactggctggtttgagtgtttctgtaactactgatctcctgggatttttacgtgcaacagtctctagaattgactctgaatggtgccaaaaacaaaaaacatccagtgagcagcagttctgtgtacggaaatgccttgttgatgagagaggtcaacagagaatggccagactggttcaaactcacaaagtctacggtaactcggataaccactctgtacaattttggtgagaagaatagcatctaggaatgctattctgagatgcaggttgacactgttttggcggcaggtggttttaatgttgtggctgatcgtgtacacacacactcaagtgATCTGAATCTTTTTTCCACGTTCCTCCACAGGTTCTTCACTTGATGAATAAGATGAACCTGCCCTGCCCATTCGGACCCGTGACTGCTCCTCCCCCAATGGTGAGCTGGGATTATACAGTTCCTcacatgtttatatattttttaaatgccatTGCATTGAGATTTCATCAGGGCTTAGTCCAATTCAATTCAAGCAACTCGAAAAAGAATCAGCATGACTAAAGAAGCGCTGCAATTTGCAGATGAATGTGTAATGTGAATCACATCTTGGTGCATCGGCTGAATTAAAAGTCGTCTTCCGCTTTGACGCTTTGTTTTTTATCGAGCCCTGTCGATATAAATGCTCTGCTTATATGGATGAGCTGTACGGTTGTGCAAAACACCGTTGGATCCGCTCAGAGGAAGTAACCCACTCATCTGCACCGTTTCAGTTTGAGATGCCCCGAGGCCCGCTGCCGCCAATGCCCCCACCCTACCCCCCAGAGAACCCCCCACTCCCGGTGTGGGAAGAGGGGGGGACGGGCAGCGAAGAAGAATCTGAATATGAGAGTGGAGATGATGAAGACAAAGAAAGGTAGCTGATTTCCACCTTTCTATTTGACCTACAATCTTTTTGTTCTAAAAATTTCTATTCATAAGTGTGCTTTCTAAGGCATTGCTCACACTTAGCGTAAGGttttgttcaaatccttaaccATAAGTTTTAAGCTTGAGTGTGTAACTCGTCTTGTACCATTTGTGCTAAGGATGTGAGTGATAtgtcaaatcatgtggcttgttgaagtgAGGTGTGTTATAACTTTTCTAAATGATTGGACTTTGGATAAATGCTTTTCACCTGGCAGATAATAAACCGGATTAAAAAataccatagacttacattgaaggatggCCCACCTTAGCCGTACTGTATGTAGGgttcagaatatcatagaaactacagggtgagctcttttgacttgagtcagaaagtaaccacctagcaaccgcacagaacaccctaacaacctcTTAGCAATGCGCtagtaaccacccacaacaccctaacagCCACATAGCAATGATCTGGCGAACACCCTAATATTGTGCTGGTAATttctgcacaggcaagcaccactcacattttcttcaaaaaatttaaaaagctaGTTTAGTAGACACTTTCGTCCAAAGCATCTTACAGTTCACTTATTACAGAGTGAATTGCCATGAAATAACCTGGCGTTATGTGTCTTGGTCAAGGACTCAATGGTAATAGTTAATGTTTGCCCAGATAGACCAGATCTTTAACACTATGCATAATCATAATAGTATTGCAGACAGACCATCACTAACAAATACTGTTTCTGAGATGCTTTGGGTAAAAGTGTCCGCTAAATGCCTGAAATGTAAATACAATCTCttgttcaatatttaaaaataactttacaaGTGGTGATATTCTGTGAATGTGGAACCACCACCAGCGTTGACATAGTTTCTCATTGACAGATTGTCTGTATTATTATGGCAGCAGTTGAAGGCTGCAAAGCATTCAAGGATTTAGTTTGTCTCTTTCATTCCAGTGTTTTGCCTTGCATTCAAAAGCCATACATTGTTTAATAGCTTCTCACTTCTTCCATCTGCTTTCCACAAAGGATGATCAAACTGATGGGCCTTGTTAATCAGCCATGCAAAAGACAGCTGAGAGCAAAGACTTCTAAGAGAAAGAAACCTAAGCTgaaggatctcctgtttactccCAAACCAGACTCCCATGGGTAAAGTAGCTCAGCTGTCTTGCACTCAACCAGAGGCTTCTTTATCTTTAATTGAATGAAACTAAACTACACCTTATAGTttcaaagattacattttatcTACTTGAGGCAGACATTTAAGTCTGGTGTTTGAAATATACAAAGAGATTTGTTGATACACTACATGGGCGAAAGAATGTGCCATTGAACACTTTTTTGATGAACTGGAACACCAATTGCGAGCCCAATTGTGAGGTCCTATCagccaacatcagtgcctgacctcactgatgctcttgtggcATATTTCAACATCTAGTAGAAGTCTTCCCAGAAGAGTGAAAGCTAGAGGACCAACTTCCTAATAACTCCAATGGTTTTTAAATTAAAGCCACTACAAGCACATATGGATGGGTGTTCAGGTGTCCACTTACTTTTGGTTATGTAGTGTGTTTCCTGGTGTTTAAAATTATTCAGCGTTATTCGAGATTTGTATTTGTAACTTAACAGTTTGTCATTTCAATTTAGTTTCAGCTTTTGTTACTGTTCACTCTATGACCGTTAGTTCAGTCAGAAGCACTTCCGTCAAATGAATACTTGACTAGAGTACTTGAATGAATACTTTATTCACTTAAAGACAATTAAAGCAATCTGTTAGTGTTGgcagtatggttctgttctgggcaaactctcTGCCCATCCGTGCAGCCATGCATGGACAGGCAGTGCAGCGAATAAACGATCCTCAggggtaacagaacagatccagcagaattattacaacattgttccatttttttttttttttttttacattctggcACAATCCTTCATTACATAATAGATTAAACTGACACTTAGAGAACTTCAAACACAGTATATCAAATTGATAAATCAAGAACAAGGTGCAATAACACATTTAAGATAGGAATTTCAAACTGGCAAACAATTAGTCCTAGAGCACAGAACACAAGACAGATGTAGATAAAGCTAAAAAGCAAAGGTGCATACATggtggagctggggatggaggaaggtgttaagtgcagcttgcatccatgcaatggaaaggcagctAAGGCAATGACTATATGGAGAACTTAAATAGGACTGCTCTGATAAGCATCTGAGCTTGACTAATATGACTTGCCTCAACTGACGCTATACATGATTTATAGTTTATGCCAAAGTAAATGCTTTaactgatatcatttaaataaatataacgctgttaaaggaatagttcacccaaaaatgataattctatcataatttactcaccctcatgccatccctgatgtgaatgactttcttttttctgcagaacacaaacaaagatttttagaagaaaatctcagctctgtaggtccatacaatgcaagtgagtggtgaccaaaactttgaagctccaaaaagcacataaaagcagcatacaactccagtggtttaatccatgtcttctgaaatgatccaattggttttgggtgaaaacagaccaaaatgtaactcctttttcactgtaaatcttgacatcagcagtttccttggtaatcatgatttcaagcatgatcgtgcctagagactacaatggcaagatgtacattgaaaaaggagtaatattttggcctgttctcactcaaaaccaactggatcaccttcagaagacatggatgtgctttttggagcttcaaattttagtcacaattcacttgcattacatggacatacagagctgagatattcttctaaaaatctttctttgtgttctgcagaagaaaggaagtcatacacatctgggattgcattgAGGGTGAGTTAAAAAttagagaatttttaattttgggggaaccatccctttaaatttcTCAGGGCCATCTAGTGTTTTTGCCATCCAGTGGCATCTTTAACAAAAGGCGGGTTGTATTAGTTTCAAATTTTAAAGTACACTGTGCATTAAAAACTAAGATTAATTCGTAGTCATTTAAATTTTTAGttaagtttcagtttttccagttTTTATTTTGGTTAACAAAAAAATTTTCATTTCGTTTTCATAAATGATAATAACACTGAAACAATGTTGCACCTATCAGTGCATCAGGCCCAGTTTTGCAGCCAGCGGACGTGTTCGAGCAACCTCAGCCATTAGGACAGAAAAAGATTGAGTTCCATCTATCGGCTGAGGTGTCTGCTATCCTCGTAGGGCCTGGAGAGAATCAGGAGTCCCAATCCACAGATGTGACTGAAGGTAAGGCTGTGTGTCCTCGATTCCTCCTGCTACTTCCTCAATCCCATCATCCATTTATCTATCCGCCCACATCACAGAACGCGCCCCGAGCCCCCAAGTTCACTCATCCATCCTGAGCGGACCTGCTCAATTAACACAGCAATTAGCCCTGAGAATAGTGACTCAGCTGGAGAGAAGATTTAATGTATCGGGCTGTCAGCAAACCGAGCTGCTCTCGCCGAGAGGTGCCGAGACCCTCCCTTGCGTCAGGATAACCCTGAAAGTTTATTTGGGAATTAGAGGTGCGACTGTCAAACACAGCTTTGTCGATGTGTGTGCAGTCATTAAGGgaattgtttgtaaaaaaaaaaaaaaggaacattcttttgttatttactcaccatcattttgttccaaacccgaatgGGGTAATTTTTCCATGCAACACAACAGTTGAAATTCTTGGAAGAATCGATGCACACCTCTTGCCATACAATGGCACTGTATAGACACaaggagctgtcaagctccaaaaacaccttaaaagcaccataaaagtagtctgtatgaTAAGTAagataagtcttctgaagccatacaatagcttttgtGTGAgatacagactgaaatttaagtcattattcactgacctACCACCACTGAAGCTTATGTCTAGCCTGCATCTGCATTCATATTCAAAAATGGTGCATCTGGGTCATGAATGCCAAAATGACATTGGTTTTCAAGTGGGTAAcaattcatccaaaaattctacctttgtgttccacagaaaaaataacaacataaggGTTTGATGATGCAAAAAAGTGTCATCCTCTTGAGCTCAAATTGAGATCCCCGCCCTCTTGTTTGCCTTatctttttctgtctgtttttccattaaaaaaaaaactgagatgaaaaagctttcaaaaacAAACAGCTTTCCGAACGCTCTAAAAAAACCAAGCTGAAGGCAGGTTGTTTTCATTATGCTTGCTTTCAAAtgataaacaatacatttaaatgacGACAAGACGAGAAACGTCAAAGGAATCCACTTCTTGGAGGGGAACTTATCTGCACTGACTTCCTGCTCTAGTGTACATTCGACACTAGATCTGTCAGACAAGTTTCCCGAGGATTTGTGTAGCCTCGCTGCTTCCCATAATTCCTTAGATGCATTTGCTTACGGCTTACTGCCAACTGCCAGGTGACATCTCAGGCTGTGCTATGAAAGATTCTGAAAGGAAACCCCATGGAGCATGACCCCACGCAAACATGCCGGTGTTACCTTcagagattaaaggaatagttcacccaaaaataaaagttctgttattatttactcaccctcaagtctctccatacccatatgactttctttcttctgttgaacagaaAAGGAGAACATTTGAAGACTGGTTTCCTTGTTCTTTTCCAGGCAATTACAATGAATTAGGACTGAAGACAGaatagcaccataaaagtggtccacatGAATTGTGTTCTATATTCagagtcttttgaagccatataatagctttgaatgagaaacagactaaaaatgtaggttttatggtgcatttctttccttttttgaagcttgaaagcttcaaTCCCCATTCATTATAATTGTATGGAACAAAACAACCAACACAGTCTTCAGAATttccctttttgtgttccactaaagatggaaattcatatgggtttggagcaacttGAGGGTACTGATTACAGAATATTTATTTGtgggtgaattgtccctttaTTACACTTGGCAGTTCTTTTTACAGGCTTAGATTTTCCATTTTATAATCACTTACGTGCCTTTAGTTATTGATTAAAGGGTTTGGAATGGAATTGATTCTACTTTCATTCGTGGCACCAATGCACTGCTTAGCACTGAGTTTGTTTtgaatagttgttttttttttggaaaaagacTTGCCATTTTGATTTGTGTTCACACAAGACTTCGCTGCTGCTCACATCTTGTATTTGGCTTTTCAATTGTCATTGATGAAATTCGCAACAGGCAGCTCGGTGCTGGCAACAAAACATCGAGCCTGTCTCAGATGGATTGAAATTGAGCACCGTGACAGTTCAAATTTTGTTCTAATTGTGTTTATGCAACTTATTTCCAGGCACGGATAAGACGGAGGTTCCCACTTGGGATGCTCCAGAAGGGTTTGGAAAGATCTACCCAAGTGCTCAGCTTCCCAGACAGGAAGAAGACAAGGAGGAAGATGAGGACATTCCCTCGGAGTTCATCTCTAGAAGAGAGTTAGAGAGAGGCAGACTCTCCAGAGACGGTGAAAGACTCTTACATCGTGCATGCAAACACTCACACTCCTTCTTTGTAGGAGTGCATCGCACATCAAATAGAATAGAGTAGCACTACTAAAGAATTTGCCTTCAAGTGTTCACAAGCATACCGTTGATCTTTAAAGAGGAAATTAATATTTGATACAAGGCACACCAAGCAGTCATTATAGGACTGTTCACGTGTTTCAGATGTTTTCTGTGATTACATACAATATTTATCATAGGTCATTGATTCCATGCCGTACATTTGAGTACTTTATTAgtttatgacagtttttttttttttacttaaaagtgTACATCTCTCTGATTGTTCAGGAAAATGTAGGGATTTTTtgtactgattttattttttttattgatttacatTTGTACAGAGATAAAGAaaatgtcagtgtttaaaaattaCGAACCCGGAGAACCAACCTGTAGACTTTACGTGAAGAATATTCCAAAGCAAGTTGAAGAAAAAGTAAGTATCTGCTCTATAAAACTgtggttgaccaatatgggttgacctgtccatccatccatccatccatccatccatccatccatccatccatccattttaatGATAGCAACAAAGATGTACACAAAAAATTAGTGAGCACTTATTTTTACACAATATTCActcaaaatgcaattaaaaaacatttgaaaactgaaAAACGCCCATTGGCTGTTGGTTTCTTTTGGAACTGACACAGCCTTGCTTGATATATCAGTTACTAGTGTTCACAGTATATTTCAAATATGCCACTTACTATAGATTATACTTCTAGTAAATTCTTACAATTATGTAACATTTGTTTCACCGTCTTGTCTAGAATAACTTGACAGCTCATATTTCTCAATTTAGTCCAGCTACATAACTCTGCTCAATCTTTTCCACAGGATCTGAAGTTCATCTACGGGCGGTATGTCGACATCTCCTCAGAGGAAGAGAGAAACATGTAAGCACCTTCTCGTGCCTCAGGCCATTGTCTGGGGCCCCAACTCCGCCAATCAAAGTCAAAGCCAATGAAAAGCAACCACCACTCTAATGTTTCTCAGGAGCGGTGAATAAAGGAGAGATCTTCATGAACATGCtgatgtgtaagtgtgtttggtcCCGCCAGGTTTGATATTGTTTTGATGAAAGAGGGGAGGATGAAAGGTCAGGCCTTCATCGGGCTCCCGAGCGAGAGAAGTGCGGAGAAAGCCTTGAAGGAAACCAATGGATTCATACTCCACGACAAACCTCTTGTGGTGGTATCCTTTGCTGTTCAGCTGTTCTTGGCATTAGCTCTCTGGTACACTTCATGTACTGATGTAAAGGCATCACTTTAGACAAATCAAAGCTCTTTTTTGTCCATGCTGTATTttttcagccacaacattaaaaccacctgcctaatattgtgtagttccccctcgtgctgccaaaacagcgccaacccgcatctcagaatagcattcctaagatgctgttcttctcaccacaattgtacatagcagttatctgagttaccatagactttgtcagttcgaaccagtctggccattctcattgacctctctcatcaacaaggcatttccatccacagaactgcccctctctggatgtttttttgtttttggcaccattcagagtaaattctagagactgttgttcatgaaaatcccaggagatcagcagttacagaaatactcaaaccagcccatgtggcacctacaatcatccatgcgattatctaatcagccaatcatgtagcagcagtgcagtgcataaaatcacacagatacaggtcaggagcttcagttaatgttcacatcaaccatcagaatgtggaaaaaatttgatctcagtgatttggactgtgacatgattgttggctgagtatttctgtaactgctgttccctgtctgtcactcactcaatgtagtgacactaggggttcgatcttgagagccccagtcacctttgctcaaaatagaaaaggccaatgagaattggtgagtggaatttgcataccactttctgccccagacatacgggtataaaagaagatggcgtgcaccactcattcagattttttcttcggagccgaatgcatgtatcGTGTTCATCCTATCACCTACGCTTATGCTGCTGGACTttcggcgcatatcagcggtcaccctcgcacggtcgagtgttgtgcttctcctgggtgcttcggcagttgtgctcaaaagttgtgctcaaaaccctggcagaaattgtgaaattttggcattgattttgaaaatatgactgatcatgcaaaaaaaacagttttttatttaaggatagtgatcatgtgaagtcatttattatcacacagttgtttggctcctttttaaatcaaaatgataacagaaatcacccaaatggccctgatcaaaagtttacatacccttgaatgtttggctttgttacagacacacaaggtgacacacacaggtttaaatggcaattcaagtttcatttcccacacctgtggctttttaaattgcaattagtgtctgtgtataaatagtcaatgagtttgttagctctcacgtggatgcactgagcaggctagatactgagccatggggagcagaaaagaactgtcagaagactgcgtaacaaagtaatggaactttatagagattgaaaaggatataaaaagatatccgaagccttgaaaatgccagtcagtactgttcaatcacttattaagaagtggaaaattcggggatctcttgatacaaagccaagatcaggtagaccaagaaagatttcaaccacaactgccagaataattgttcgggatacaaagaaaaacccacaggtaacctcaggagaaatacaggctgctctggaaaaagacagtgtggatgtttcaaggagcacaagacgatgatacttgaacaaaaatgagctgcatggtcgagttgccagaaagaagcctttactgtgccaatgccacaaaaaagcctggttacaatatgcccgacaacaccttgacacacctcacagcttccagtacactgtaatttggagtgacgagaccaaaatagatctttatggtcacaaccataagtgctatgtgaaaagaataccatccccactgtgaagcatggtggtggctcactgatgttttgggggtgtgtgagctctaaaggcatggagaatcttgtgaaaattgatggcaagatgaatgcagcatgttatcagaaaatactggcagacaatttgcattcttctgcaagaaagctgcgcatgggacactcttggactttccaacacgacagtgaccctaagcaaaaggccaagttgaccctccagtggttacagcagaaaaaggtgaaggttctggagtggccgtcacagtctcctgaccttaatatcatcgagccactcaggggagatctcaaacgtgcaattcatgcaagacgaccaaagactttacatgacctggacgcattttgccaagatgaatgggcagctataccacctgaaaGAATTTTGGGCCtgatagacaactattacaaaagactgcacgttgtcattgatgctaaagggggcaatacacagtattaagaactaagggtatgcagacttttgaacaggggtcatttttttctttgttgccatgttttgttttagaattgtgccattctgttataacctacagttgaatatgaatcccataagaaataaaagaaatgtgttttgcctgctcactcatgttttcttcaaaaatggtacatatattaccaattctccaagggtatgcaaacttatgagcacaactgtatctaaaAGTGAAAGTTCTCTTCCTCGTTGGTGACAAAGGCTTACGAGGCCGCGGGTCAGggcgcctccgccctgcacgccatggccatcttgcaggtccaccaggccaaggcgttgGGAGgtctgcatgagggtagaaccgacccagggcttgtGCAGGAACTGTGTaccgcgaccgacctcgccctacgggtGACGGTCACGGCACGTACCCTGGGCAGAACGATGTACACtctggtggtccaagagtggcacctgtgacTCAACCTTGCGGAAATGTGTGAAGCCGAGAAGGTTTGCTTTCTCGATGCgtccatctcccaaggggggctttttggcgataCGGTCGAGGAAaatcaaacacatcctgccgcaGCGCGACTCGGCCGCCTTCGGGCCTCCGAAATCCCAcgccccgtctgcttctcgccagggCCATCCTCCTGctgtgccggccccggctccagAACTATCGGAGCCTGTACACCGGCCTCCGAGTAGAAGATCCTCCCACGGGAAGgcagctccacctgcccgtcagtcaGCCCCGGACGACCAGTCGGATGCGAGTACTGACTGCCCTTGTTCTCCATTGAGAGAcggccggcgaacaggtaagtatgctggtctctggggctgcTTGCCCGCCCCAGCCACCGGCCGCCGCTGCGGGCTAGCGGAGCAGTAcatctgctctgccttgccgcgaaccaccctccCCAGGCATGGTAAATCCAGTCGTCCCCTTGGTGTCGCTGGCACAGAGCCTGGAGGCCTGGTTGGCGTtctccagcccctcgctgtggctcatcaggatgattcaTCTCAGCTATGTGATCCAGTTTGCCAGATGCCTgtccaggttcagtggcatcctcttcaCTTCAGTGGAGGGTGCCTCCATCTTCCGCGCTGAGGTTCccacccttctggtgaagggagcatTAGGACCCCTCCCCAGAGCCGAGCCCTTGTTTTATCGAGCCCGAGAGATGGGGAGGGtcgtgcccaatcttggacctgcatgcCTTGAATggggccttacacaggcttccattcagggTGTTGATGCAGAAGCTCATCCCGGTGTCAGTACTACGtcaggattggtttgcggctATCGAAATGAAGGATGCATGCTTCcacatatcgatccttcctcgacttATCAtacagaggttggcccattgaattgtggatgccatttccttggcCTACCAATCGCAAGatctgccgtgccccttgggagtccgggcgcactcctgGGCACTGGGGAGGGgggcctctttagcagacatatgcagagctgcgggttgggctacacccaatacctttgcgaggttttataacctacgcatacaaccggtttcatcccgagtGTTATGAGGTAAtagcaggtaggccgggcagccggttgggtgtaccgcttgcgtttacgcctttcccctttttcaaggtgataatgtgcgctattttgtccacaacaattccccgtaactggtgaaccctggacGCCTCTTAAGTCTTAAGCAGTGTTCAGTGActaactcggcggaggagtgatgccaccaggcccagtactcatggtatgcaccttttcaggtgagcctgtgtactcTGGCTAAGTGCTCCATACGtcgtgattcccccctcggtaatcccgtgtGACGCATTCCACTATTCGGTTTCCCCTCAACAGTGACTGTttcagccactgttgctgtgtaccctctccgtagatagagtcctcccggtggtatcattccatatgtgtacttccccgttggtaagtccatgtgaggtattctccacgttaacctccctccggtaggatgtggtcccgtagtgccctccctcctggagagggataagcacttcccagcgctattctagaaggtgctcggcgggaaattgcttaacagcaaaaatcaggaaaggccaccgcctgtagcctccttgattaagtgcctcctccccccttaatgggactaggtagatgccttacctaactcgctggaaggtcacaacgtggtcgagcactcgctgcgaggcacgcagcagcttgcccgtgtccactcttctgtacctcgtgacatggttcagtgcTCGCagcatttcgtataggaacccctagtgtcactacatcgacacaacgtcgagtgagtgacagagagggaacgtctgggttactggtgtaacccctgttccctgatggagggaacgagacgttgtgtccctcctgccgcggtgctgaaccggccgctgacatggccgggactctctttggctcctcagcataaatctgaatgagtggtgcacgccatctacttttatacccgtatgtccggggcggagagtggcatgcaaattccactcgccaattctcattggccttttctgttttaagcaaaggtgattggggctctcaagatcgaacccatagtgtcactacatcgatacaacgtctcgttccctccatcagggaacgggttacaccagtaacccagacgatctcttgggattttcacgc
This genomic interval carries:
- the rnpc3 gene encoding RNA-binding region-containing protein 3 — translated: MAELDKTEFQTKKSKTLIIRHLPRELNRDEKEDLLKYFGASSVRVLSEKGPLKHMAFATFSSETLASKALSRLHQLRILGHTLVVEFARDQDAVTVLKDPPVSDSGADAQVEKEKKEKQQHNIPLVDNSIAPNLGLKFQTNPTLKYLYPPPSSGVLTNIAHTLLSVPKFYVQVLHLMNKMNLPCPFGPVTAPPPMFEMPRGPLPPMPPPYPPENPPLPVWEEGGTGSEEESEYESGDDEDKERMIKLMGLVNQPCKRQLRAKTSKRKKPKLKDLLFTPKPDSHGASGPVLQPADVFEQPQPLGQKKIEFHLSAEVSAILVGPGENQESQSTDVTEGTDKTEVPTWDAPEGFGKIYPSAQLPRQEEDKEEDEDIPSEFISRRELERGRLSRDEIKKMSVFKNYEPGEPTCRLYVKNIPKQVEEKDLKFIYGRYVDISSEEERNMFDIVLMKEGRMKGQAFIGLPSERSAEKALKETNGFILHDKPLVVQFARSAKPKQDSADPKKGGKKH